The Nicotiana tomentosiformis chromosome 2, ASM39032v3, whole genome shotgun sequence genome includes the window CTACCAAGATTCGTAACTTTTCCATGTCTTCTTCTCATTCAAACTGTGTTCTTTCAATGAAAAGTTTAGCTGTGATCTTgaattctctttctttttccacTTTGCCTCTTCTTTCCTAAATGAAGAACGTTGAAATATGTGAATATCTTATCCGGAAGCTTAAAGCTTTTCATACGCCAAACATTCGAAAATTCTTTTTATGCAGTAGTGAGATTCGAATGCATGGTCACTTTTAATTACCTGCTCTTCTCTGGTATCATAGTTGATTTGTGTGactatttctttaaaaatttaaattattgAAAATCAAAAGCAACtgtaattaatttaattattataccTTTAACAAAGAAAACTCTAAAATTTCCTTTTTTCTAAATATGTGAGTGTAATTAAGGGGAGTATACGCATTGTGGAAAGTGTATATGCTAATCAAATTCATCTTCTAACAGCCAGCCAATTCTTGTGTAGATAGACTATACGACAATAATGTAAAAAGAAACAACTAATGAATCAAGACAATTGTCCAACAATGATCAACTTATGCTACATAAAACGACAAATGACGTGAAAGATCCTTCCTAAATAAGTATCAAACTAAACATCAAGTATGTGTAAGTCAATGAAGTGCCAAAGTGGGTTGTTTTTTCCATTAGTACATTAGCTGCGCGTAAAAAAGTTACACTGATGGATAAGCATACTTTTGATTAATAGGGCATGCAAATTTTGAGGGTGGAATAAGGATTTAAACGTTACGAGTTCTAAAGTGTAGGATAGTGACTTTAGGTATTTAATTTGGATTCTAAATTTaatttttgtacatatttaatgacTTTCTTAATATCAATACAGAATTTAAACTAAAGCTATTGAATTCGATGTACCATACATAACCTTATCTCTGCCCCTAATTACTTACTAATCAAAATGATGAAGCAACGTGTTATGAAAGTTGATGTGAACTGATAGAGACCATGTGAAGACTTCCTTCTAAATACTTAAAAGTTAGGCTCACGTCGGACTTCATACATGCAAAGCCATGCACAGATATAGTTAATTGTGGAAAGCCAAAGATTGAAATTTCTCAAAATAGCTTGCCTTTCCACACGTCCATTTCTTGTGAATTCAGTTCGGTATATGTTGGCAGCCCGTACATATTAGTAATTATGAGTGATTTTACGttgaatttaatttatatattgatACTGTACGAAAATTTTACTCTAGGTAACGTATTTCACTTTTTGTAATTTACTCTTTATTGCCTTTCCCCGTTCATTTCctgttttattttttagtttactAATTTCATTTTGATGGATGGTAATACAATTTTCTTTTACAATGACAACATATAATACATGTCCCATACTTCTTTTGCAGACATGCATGTATGAATAGATGTGGATTCAGAATTTAAACTTTATCGGTTTAAATTTAGAATTCTATCACATCCCATCGAATTTAATGAGTTCAAATTCGatcaaaatatattatttgtacatattaaataattttttaaaatatatatacaaagtTTAAGCCGAAATGATGGATTCGGTGGAACTCATAGCGTCTATTCTAGCTACGCCCATGTGCATGAATCATGATGCATGCATGTGTCCCTGCGCCCATTCAAATGGATACCGTGCACAGCTACCATTCCTTCTACAGAAACTAACTCTAGAGGTCCCGAGAAATAAAACAAGATCAAATTAAACCTCTCAAGTGATTACCACAGGTTCGCATCACATTTTCGATCTAGAGGCAGATTAAGACAAACATAATTATTGCATGTTTGTTTTAGGAAAAACTATCCATAGTATAATTAGAAAAAAAAGGAAGGAACTAAACCCTTTTCCAAGTGTTCATGATTTGATGGATTAGCTGATCACCGTCATTTCCCTTAATTACATTTTCCCTACTTCTAGAATCCCCCTCTAGCATGCTCGATACACAATACTGTAAAGATATTTTACAATAATACTAATGTATAGTTTAACATGTGATAGCAAGTTAGTTGTGCATCATTTTTATCAAGTTACAAAATAGTGGAGTAATTCTTATCATAGAAATTTATCTGTAATTACCTTGTACTTAAGTAACTTGATTGTGTATCTATTTACAATACTGTTAAaacataaaagttaaactcataaGTTTTATAGTTGTATTACACAGTGACTCATGAAGCAGGAGAGACATGGGAATATGATTCGGAATTTTTAACGCTTTACATATATAGCTATATATTAGTTGGTTGCATCATTAAGCAATTGCATGGACCAAAGGTCCTCCATGCTCCAAATATTTTCATTTGTTTCAGCTGGAAAATTGGCCTGAAAATTAGTAGTGCCCATATTATTTCCATTGTAAGATGGTGGAGAGTAGGTTTCAATGGTATTATTTCCAGTAGAAGCTTGGCTTGTGCTTGCTTGCTGATGATGGTTGTGCTCAGAATTTGATGATGGTCTAATATTCATGCTTTGATCTGCTTGCTTAATGTGCTTTTGAATCCTTGTCCTCCAGTAGTTCTTTATCTCATTATCTGTTCTTCCTGGTAAATGCTTTGCAATTTTTGACCACCTATTCAAAAGGATTAGTTTAAATTCTTTACACTATATAAGTATATAAAGTATTTGTACAAAAGTCACTTAATTATAAGGTAATTACAGATAAACCTGTATGATAAACGTTACATAGTTACGCTGGTAACCCGATAAAAATGATAACATGTCATAGTACTAGGTTAACTTAATTACATTAGTAGTGTCAAAAATATTATAAAGTATTTGTACAAAAGTCACTTAATTATAAGGTAATTACAGATAAACCTGTATGATAAACGTTACATAGTTACGCTGGTAACCCGATAACATGTCATAGTACtaggttttatatatatatatatatatatatatatatatatatatatatatatatatatatatatatatatatatatatggtggaTCTACGTTTAAGGTTATGGGTGGTTGTGCTCAAGCACCCATTAACTTTGGAACTAAACACTAATATTTAGATATAAAAGAAATTGGTAATTTATCTAAATATATTAACTGAACACCCAATGTCAATAGCAAATTTAGAGGAAAAATAGTTAAGCACCCATGACTTAAAAATTATGAATCCACCACCAATATATGGGATCTTCTAAGATTTTGGTAATTATTTATAGCAATATGGCTGTGGAATGGAAATTAGAACACTAGAATACTCCACATTGATacactccctccgtttcaattcaTGTGAGTTTGTTTGACTGAgtatgaagtttaagaaaaaataaagatttttggaatttgtggtcctaaacaagtcaaaaagggggtcctgagtatttgtgtgattataaaagcttctcgtTAAGGataaaattgaaagtttaagctaaattgtttccaaatttaaaaatgaatcattttttttggaacggaccaaaaagaaaataagttcatATAAACTGTAACGGACGGAGTAAGTGTTTTCAGTCACGTTTAATTTGTTGTTGAAAATTAAGGGTGTGTCCATGTTCTGTGGCTGAAATTCAAGTCTAATTTTGCCTCCACTTCTTATATATAAAGGAAACTCAACAATCAAAATAACTTTGATACTAAGGAAAGCCACAAAAACCCCAACTTCCAAGTAAATTCTCACTTCTTATATTCTCTTATTCCTCCAGAAGAATAAAGAGTTCAACAAAATACATTACGATAAGAGTCAGCGGCCCTGGTTGATGAACGTCAGCAATGGAGACAATATAAATTGGTTAGCTTATAACCTTTTGGTAACGTAAATTATACATTAGTACTAGACACATGATACGATAATTAGTTCTAGTGTTTTATCTAAAAACATATAATATTAGAGAAGATATATTTTTAGTTATTTAATTACGTCTTAAACATCCTTTCACGTGTGAGCTTGAATATTTCATGGCACTAAGCACGTGAAATTTCTTTTATAATATGTGAAGGTAAGAATAGAACGCATCCTAGTAATACCGGCCACCCACTTAAAATATTGGTCCAAAAACTAGGAAATAGAATGATCTGCGAACAATTAAAAAATGAAGAATTAATGAACCTCCTTGGGGCTCCCGACAACACAAAGGAAAAGAATACTTTCACCGATAAGTAAAAAGAGTTTAAGTGCTAATTAACAataaacaatattaatataatcaATTAATTTTTTGATAATTACTACTTAATtgataatttaataaaaataataactaacCTGTCATTAATAGAAAGCCAAGCAAGAAATTTAGTTCACACTGAATGATTTTTGTGGGTCAATCTTGTTAATTCTTTCTCCACTTTTCTATCTTCTCTTTCAAGAATATCAAAGCAAGAAGTCAATGTGACTCTTCCTAATCTCGCCTTAATCTGAGCTTTAGCTAGTTTTATCCAATCTTCCCACCCCAGGCATTCGAGCTAAAGGTTTCTTATTTAACAGCTAACGATCTACTATTTTTGAAACTTACTGCTTTTCTTTTTTACTTCATTTCTAGGACCCGGTTCATATTGGCAGAGCTAGAATTTTTATCAAgaggtgtcaaaatataaatagtTAGATATATCTAAAAGTTAAGGGgagtcaacgtatagtaaatatatatcaaataaaaaatattatttagcaATATATTGTAATTTTCCGGCAAAAGGGTGTCTGACACCCTTGATttaatgtggctccgccactggtcCTGAGAATTATAATCTTGAAAGTAAAATATGTTACCTACAACACATAAATTCTTTACAACCacgtgtatataacttaaactgaGACTGAAAAAACCTAGGGTAGGAAGAGGGGGCCCTTGTCTTCATAAAAAGCCAAAAGAATAAGGTAGCTGTCTGCTTCAATCAAAGCAACTTAGAGAAAGAGCTGCTGCTTCGATCTTTCAACTCATAGATCAAAGGCCGTAGCATGTGGTTCAATGGGTTCTTCTTTAAATGGAAACTACTATCCTTtggctcagctcgttcacaataTGTCATGGGTTTAATTAAAATACTAACAATATTAGAGAACTTTGGGGCACTTAAAAAATAATCATATGTAATTATGCATTAAAAAGTGAGATTAGTaatctaaaacataagatgataaTACAAAAATATACTGATAGTGTAAAAATGTATGAAATCAATAAGTCATATCCACTGGTATAATGCAAGGCTGTATCCCTGTCTTTGTTTAGTATTTATAGTGGCCAAATGAATTTGTAATTAATcatattatttttctttgtatATTGTAAAGCATAGTAATAAATTAATGTAATTACTGCAAAAGTGACAACGGTTTGTACTTTCATGTTAATCAACCTGGACGGAATACCCTTTACGTGATTAATCTTAAAGCATTTTAGACTGTCAAATCAAGCCGTAATCCCAAAAATGGTTGAGGAAAAGTAATTCAAATCTTcccaaaaatagaaaatattAGAAGATCGATGTACGAAGTTACATCTGTAGAATAAAATCTTTGAACACAACTTACACGTCGTATGACTAATAATTAAGTCCGTCAGAAGTTATATGTATATTCTTTTTCATActgtaaattaaaaaaaaacaatttctTGGTATTAGATTCCGCACGTTGCGAATTCTTCCTCACTCTCTCACATGCCGAATCTAGTTCTATGAACAGGTTATGGACTTAAGAGATTTTAGGCTACGAGTTCATAACCAAATTGGGAAAATTTCTCTTTGTCCACTCAACACAAAAGACACACATATGGGAGAATCAAAAAACTTGAAGGAGAAAATTCCACCACTTTTTTATAATTTTCTactcaactatatatatatatatatatatatatatatatatatatatatatatatttcacttgATGTAATAATCAAAACACTAGAAGCAAATTTATTAATTAACTCACTTATTTCCCCATTTGGCATGCAGTTCCATAATCAAGAGTTGTTCTTCAGGTGTAATATTTCCCCTCCGAACATCCGGCCGGAGATAGTTTagccaccggagtctacaacttTTTCCAGTACGCTTGAGACCTACCACAATTTAAAAAAGTAACATTTAATATATGTAAACTCAAGAAAAAAATATTAGGAACTACTAAAGTTATGGTCTAGAGGTATATATATTAGTGGGAGGGAGTCTTCTAGCCACATAATAGGTGTAAGTTCAATTTACACCAGAGATGGAGCCAGAGTATATATGAATTCACGGGAATCCAATAACTTTCGTCTATATCTTGTATATATACCAATTAAGATATTCATTAAATATATTTAGttgtaaattcaattattattgtAGATTAACTTGAGGCCGTTGTAAGAACCTATAAATTTCAAATCCTTGATCTGTCTCCTATTTACACTATTCTTTCCCTTTACCCAACCCTGATTCTCGTGTAAGAaaattttcttttaataaaaggAAGAAATAAAAGAGAGGAAGAACAAGTGTACATGACGAAACGGTATTTAGGGttctttttaataaaaaaaaaagttagtCCTAGTTAATTAATTTACCAGCAGATCGAGCAAGGGAATTCCAAACACCATCACCATGATTAGCTATGTAATTGATGAGAATCAAATCTTCTTCCATAGTCCAAGGACCTTTCCTAACTTCAACATCTTGAGAATTGCATGTTCTTTTATCCATTTTTTATGAGATTGGGAAAAGGGGAAAATAAAGGAGAGAAGAGAGATAG containing:
- the LOC104106896 gene encoding MYB-like transcription factor EOBI, with translation MDKRTCNSQDVEVRKGPWTMEEDLILINYIANHGDGVWNSLARSAGLKRTGKSCRLRWLNYLRPDVRRGNITPEEQLLIMELHAKWGNKWSKIAKHLPGRTDNEIKNYWRTRIQKHIKQADQSMNIRPSSNSEHNHHQQASTSQASTGNNTIETYSPPSYNGNNMGTTNFQANFPAETNENIWSMEDLWSMQLLNDATN